In one window of Opitutus sp. GAS368 DNA:
- a CDS encoding helicase C-terminal domain-containing protein, which produces MNFSLENRTVSLSVGEFAGFTLGPSDSGGGSQGIWRAQLGQHWHNDLQKRTLAESPAAQFEVVIDGRITHRGWTFALSGRIDQLLPESPLEEGGPPGRGVLLREIKSVMRPLPAEETDLRTDYPAYFLQLAAYTVLVRASASGSALPAPRSKLVRAELVFVEAGSGLAQTIALTPFDEALVHHQLDALVEFLNLRLRATERRRALTFHPAFPSLRAGQETIQQNLSSALRPPLAAPKLSSGESEGGASVVLFEAPTGYGKTGCVLEFALGQMKAGRFARLIWLTGKSTGQLQVVHTLQQMTGGTGPLDRFSATPAEPTRPEAGFHPLAFWQVRNKSEHCINHTFHCVRDGCDFLKDCAERWPDSGLAKFYLDDRQPRDLATLRAAGREARICPYEITRASLAFNDVWIGDFNYVFAPDNRGLFFDQPGFDPAETLLVIDEAHNLPSRVAGAHSHRATDTDARLLLAELDHLQAPATLVLALEEWTRLLASLRPADSLDPAIEAEVHDHVAKLANLVSTQPLDYAALGPKHAETLWSFGQLAEFLDDAKLTKLLWVAREGELEFTCVDAAPAIGEILKTFGGAILMSATLQPYPEFAASCGLVGRVVPDEPRLTETVRPTYATLHAPTPWRAGAYDVAVDLRVSTTFRERSTYYGTTAATVEELHRASSLQVSGLRSQVSTATAAVAVFFPSYAYAEAVLRALEQNGSVLRVALQPKLPDLTAQTAWIEENVALSDALFLVLGSSFAEGIDLLGGRVSHAMVVGPALPEVNAVQKARMDALAGLGREASFRRVYQIPGLQKVNQAVGRLVRAPGQHAKMLLHCRRFAEPSYAALLAADYQMFKEIASESDLREWLDGTG; this is translated from the coding sequence GCGGCGGCTCGCAGGGCATCTGGCGGGCCCAGCTCGGCCAGCACTGGCACAACGATCTGCAGAAGCGCACGCTCGCCGAGTCGCCCGCCGCCCAGTTCGAAGTCGTCATCGACGGCCGCATCACGCACCGCGGCTGGACCTTCGCCCTCAGCGGCCGCATCGACCAGCTTCTGCCTGAATCCCCTCTAGAGGAGGGTGGCCCACCGGGCCGGGGTGTGTTGCTGCGCGAGATCAAAAGCGTCATGCGCCCGCTGCCGGCAGAAGAGACCGACCTGCGCACGGACTACCCGGCCTACTTCCTCCAACTCGCCGCCTACACGGTGCTGGTCCGGGCCTCGGCTTCTGGCTCTGCGCTCCCTGCTCCCCGCTCCAAGCTGGTTCGCGCCGAGCTCGTCTTCGTCGAGGCCGGCTCGGGGCTCGCGCAGACCATCGCGCTCACGCCATTCGACGAGGCGTTGGTCCACCACCAACTCGACGCCCTCGTCGAGTTTCTCAACCTGCGGCTCCGCGCCACCGAGCGCCGCCGGGCGCTGACATTCCATCCGGCCTTCCCTTCGTTGCGCGCCGGGCAGGAAACCATCCAGCAGAATCTGTCCTCTGCCCTCCGTCCTCCGCTGGCCGCGCCGAAGCTTTCGTCCGGCGAAAGCGAAGGCGGGGCCTCTGTCGTCTTGTTCGAGGCCCCGACCGGCTACGGCAAGACCGGCTGCGTGCTTGAGTTCGCGCTCGGGCAGATGAAGGCCGGCCGCTTCGCCCGGCTCATCTGGCTGACCGGCAAGTCCACCGGCCAGCTGCAGGTTGTCCACACCCTCCAGCAGATGACCGGTGGAACCGGGCCTCTGGACCGGTTTTCTGCGACCCCCGCCGAACCAACCCGTCCGGAGGCCGGGTTTCACCCTCTCGCCTTCTGGCAGGTGCGCAACAAGTCCGAGCACTGCATCAACCACACCTTCCACTGCGTGCGCGACGGCTGCGATTTCCTGAAAGACTGCGCCGAGCGCTGGCCCGACAGCGGGCTGGCCAAGTTCTACCTCGACGACCGCCAGCCGCGCGACCTCGCCACCCTGCGCGCCGCCGGCCGCGAGGCCCGCATCTGCCCCTACGAGATCACGCGCGCCTCGCTCGCCTTCAACGACGTGTGGATCGGCGACTTCAACTACGTCTTTGCTCCCGACAACCGCGGGCTTTTCTTCGACCAGCCTGGTTTCGACCCGGCGGAGACGCTGCTGGTCATCGACGAGGCGCACAACCTCCCCTCGCGCGTCGCCGGCGCCCACTCCCACCGCGCCACCGACACCGACGCCCGCTTGCTGCTGGCCGAGCTCGACCACTTGCAGGCTCCGGCCACCCTCGTGCTGGCGCTGGAGGAATGGACGCGCCTGCTCGCCTCGCTCCGGCCCGCCGACTCGCTCGATCCCGCCATCGAGGCCGAGGTGCACGACCATGTGGCGAAACTGGCCAATCTCGTCAGCACGCAGCCACTGGACTACGCCGCGCTCGGCCCGAAGCACGCGGAAACGCTCTGGTCGTTCGGACAGCTCGCTGAATTTCTCGATGACGCCAAACTCACCAAACTCCTGTGGGTGGCCCGCGAGGGCGAACTGGAGTTCACCTGTGTGGACGCGGCGCCGGCCATCGGTGAAATCCTGAAAACCTTTGGCGGTGCGATCCTGATGTCCGCCACGCTGCAGCCTTACCCCGAGTTCGCCGCTTCGTGCGGGCTGGTAGGGCGAGTCGTCCCCGACGAGCCGCGGCTCACCGAGACGGTTCGCCCTACCTATGCCACCCTCCACGCGCCCACGCCCTGGCGGGCCGGGGCCTACGATGTCGCCGTGGACCTGCGCGTCAGCACCACGTTTCGCGAGCGCAGCACCTACTACGGCACGACTGCCGCGACGGTGGAAGAACTGCATCGAGCTTCCTCCCTTCAGGTTTCAGGTCTCAGGTCTCAGGTCTCCACAGCGACAGCCGCCGTCGCCGTCTTCTTCCCCTCTTACGCCTACGCCGAGGCGGTGCTCCGCGCGTTGGAACAGAACGGCTCGGTGCTCCGCGTCGCCCTGCAGCCGAAGCTCCCCGATCTCACGGCGCAGACGGCGTGGATCGAGGAGAACGTCGCCCTGAGCGACGCGCTCTTCCTCGTGCTCGGCAGCAGCTTTGCCGAAGGCATCGATCTGCTCGGCGGCCGCGTGAGCCACGCCATGGTCGTCGGCCCCGCCCTGCCCGAGGTCAATGCGGTGCAGAAGGCGCGCATGGACGCGCTGGCCGGGCTTGGCCGCGAAGCGTCGTTCCGCCGCGTCTACCAGATCCCCGGGCTGCAGAAGGTGAACCAGGCCGTCGGTCGCCTCGTGCGCGCGCCCGGCCAGCACGCCAAGATGCTGCTGCACTGCCGGCGCTTCGCCGAGCCGTCCTACGCCGCGCTGCTCGCGGCGGACTACCAGATGTTCAAGGAGATCGCCTCCGAGTCCGACCTCCGCGAGTGGTTGGACGGGACGGGCTAG
- a CDS encoding glycoside hydrolase family 30 protein, with protein MPTPHKILPLLGLLAALAATARAQRTVEVFVTAQATGQRLAPSAPLTLAPSAALTEKQQYVFVDAGKQFQSILGIGGALTDAAAETYARLPEAKRREFIKAYYDPKEGIGYSLARTSIHSCDFSSGSYTYVAENDAELKTFSIDHDRQYRLPLIKDAIATAGGKLTLFASPWSPPAWMKDNHDMLHGGKLKPEFADAWARYFVKFVQAYEAAGIPVWGLSVQNEPMAIQSWESCFFTAEEERDFVRDHLGPVLAKNGLGGRKIIAWDHNRTLMYERARVMLDDPAAAKYVWGIGFHWYVNDSYDNVRLVKEAYPKTHVMLTEACLYPWDRAKMTEWHWGESYGTALIHDFNNGAEGWTDWNILLDETGGPNHVQNFCYAPVHADTKTGELLFMNSFYYIGHFSKFIRPGARRIVSSATIDTLETTAFRNPDGSIAVVVLNTTDQDQPFNLQLDGGVAAAASPAHSIITLMVH; from the coding sequence ATGCCTACCCCCCATAAAATCCTTCCGCTCCTTGGCCTGCTGGCCGCGCTCGCCGCCACCGCCCGCGCCCAGCGCACCGTCGAGGTGTTCGTCACGGCGCAGGCCACCGGCCAGCGCCTGGCCCCGTCCGCCCCGCTGACCCTCGCCCCGTCGGCCGCGCTCACGGAGAAGCAGCAATACGTGTTCGTCGACGCCGGGAAACAGTTCCAGTCGATCCTGGGCATCGGCGGTGCCCTGACCGACGCCGCCGCCGAGACCTACGCCCGGCTCCCGGAAGCGAAACGCCGCGAATTCATCAAGGCCTATTACGATCCGAAGGAGGGCATCGGGTATTCGCTCGCCCGGACCAGCATCCACAGCTGCGACTTCTCGAGCGGCAGCTACACCTACGTCGCCGAGAACGACGCCGAACTGAAGACTTTCTCCATCGACCACGACCGGCAATATCGCCTCCCGCTCATCAAGGACGCCATCGCCACGGCCGGCGGCAAGCTCACCCTGTTTGCCAGCCCGTGGAGCCCGCCGGCGTGGATGAAGGACAACCATGACATGCTGCACGGCGGCAAGCTGAAGCCGGAGTTCGCCGACGCCTGGGCGCGCTACTTCGTGAAGTTCGTCCAAGCCTACGAGGCCGCCGGCATCCCGGTCTGGGGCCTGAGCGTCCAGAACGAACCGATGGCGATCCAGAGCTGGGAGTCGTGTTTCTTCACGGCGGAGGAGGAACGCGATTTCGTCCGCGACCACCTCGGACCGGTGCTGGCGAAGAACGGCCTCGGCGGCCGGAAGATCATCGCGTGGGACCACAACCGCACGCTGATGTATGAGCGCGCCCGCGTGATGCTCGACGACCCGGCGGCGGCAAAATACGTCTGGGGCATCGGCTTCCACTGGTATGTCAACGACTCCTACGACAACGTGCGCCTGGTGAAAGAGGCCTACCCGAAGACCCATGTCATGCTCACCGAGGCCTGCCTGTATCCTTGGGACCGGGCCAAGATGACCGAGTGGCACTGGGGCGAGAGCTACGGCACGGCGCTGATCCACGATTTCAACAACGGCGCGGAAGGCTGGACCGACTGGAACATTCTGCTCGACGAGACCGGCGGCCCGAACCACGTGCAGAATTTCTGCTACGCGCCGGTCCACGCCGACACCAAGACCGGCGAGCTGCTGTTCATGAATTCGTTCTATTACATCGGGCACTTCTCGAAATTCATCCGGCCCGGGGCACGCCGTATTGTCAGCTCGGCCACGATCGACACGCTCGAGACAACGGCCTTCCGCAACCCCGACGGCAGCATCGCCGTGGTCGTGCTGAACACGACGGACCAGGACCAGCCGTTCAACCTGCAGCTGGACGGCGGCGTGGCCGCCGCGGCCAGTCCGGCCCATTCGATCATTACGCTGATGGTGCATTGA
- a CDS encoding PIN domain-containing protein gives MNKTLIVIRIVFIALCAIGSWLICYTVQEWDSHRGLAVSIGLMIGSLVVLVDLMLKGFSLRGLTALTFGLAIGAAIAWLIGISPLLNPPQGREFNQQTTYLVQMVLFVVCTYLGTVIALRGKDDFNLVIPYVRFVPHEVDVPLVVVDATALIDGRIARICQTQFLGAGLVIPSFVLSELQAIADSPDPVKQARGRRGLQVLNELRAIKHLDIRIHQSEVARRQDIEAKLVFLAQSMRAKLLTTDTNLATMAKFQGVSWLNLHALETALRPELVIGESIGVELLKPGKEDGQALGYLPDGSMVVVNNGRAFVGKRVTAEIIGVLPSGSGKMIFANLLGEVDAV, from the coding sequence ATGAATAAAACGCTGATCGTCATCCGGATAGTCTTCATCGCCCTCTGCGCCATCGGCAGCTGGCTGATCTGCTACACCGTGCAGGAATGGGACAGCCACCGCGGGCTCGCCGTGTCCATCGGTCTGATGATCGGCTCCCTCGTGGTGCTGGTCGACCTGATGCTCAAGGGCTTTTCCCTGCGCGGCCTGACGGCCCTGACTTTCGGCCTCGCCATCGGTGCGGCCATTGCCTGGTTGATCGGGATTTCGCCGCTGCTCAACCCACCCCAGGGACGTGAATTCAACCAGCAGACGACCTACCTCGTCCAGATGGTGCTGTTCGTCGTCTGCACCTACCTCGGCACCGTGATCGCTCTGCGCGGCAAGGACGACTTCAACCTCGTCATCCCCTACGTGCGGTTCGTGCCCCACGAGGTGGACGTGCCGCTGGTGGTGGTCGACGCCACCGCGCTGATCGACGGCCGCATCGCCCGGATCTGCCAGACGCAGTTCCTCGGAGCGGGGCTGGTCATCCCCAGCTTCGTGCTCTCCGAGCTCCAGGCCATCGCCGACTCGCCCGACCCGGTCAAGCAGGCCCGCGGTCGCCGCGGGCTGCAGGTGCTGAACGAGCTGCGCGCCATCAAGCACCTCGACATCCGCATCCACCAGAGCGAGGTCGCCCGCCGCCAGGACATCGAGGCCAAGCTGGTCTTCCTGGCCCAGTCCATGCGCGCCAAGCTGCTCACGACCGACACCAACCTCGCCACGATGGCGAAGTTCCAGGGCGTGTCCTGGCTCAACCTGCACGCGCTGGAAACCGCGCTCCGCCCGGAGCTTGTCATCGGCGAGAGCATCGGCGTCGAGCTGCTCAAGCCCGGCAAGGAGGACGGCCAGGCGCTCGGCTATCTCCCCGACGGCTCCATGGTCGTCGTGAACAACGGCCGGGCCTTCGTCGGCAAGCGCGTGACGGCCGAGATCATCGGCGTGCTGCCCAGCGGAAGTGGCAAGATGATCTTCGCCAACCTGCTCGGCGAGGTCGACGCGGTCTGA
- a CDS encoding cellulase family glycosylhydrolase, giving the protein MRPLAVICLALLLPPALSAQFVRVDGQRFIRPDGSALHIKGTNLGNWLVPEGYMWRLKDGPQSPREIEAMVEVLLGPDQAVAFWQTYRDRYVTAADINFLSRAGCNTLRVPLHYKFFLAADGEGFRRLDRLVEWSRAAGLLLVLDLHCAPGGQNGTNIDDSRGYPWLFESAMAQGQLLTVWRNLARHYRDEPVILGYDLLNEPMPAFPGWEKQRVLVEPLLHRVLEAVRAIDPNHMVCLTGVNWDSDFSLLGAPPAANLSYTFHKYWMPPTEDSIRPYLDFRAKHNVPVWIGETGENKDEWVAAFRQLLEAHDIGWTFWPYKKMSSPAGFVHFNPPVHWDRIVAFAALPDRTGSDQVKKNLPLRPPQTEIEEAFADLLKQIELARCEPNRGYIEALGLKVPEKK; this is encoded by the coding sequence ATGAGGCCGTTGGCCGTCATCTGCCTCGCGCTGCTGCTGCCGCCCGCGCTGTCCGCCCAGTTCGTCCGCGTCGACGGGCAGCGATTCATCAGGCCCGACGGCTCGGCGCTGCACATCAAGGGCACCAACCTCGGCAACTGGCTCGTGCCCGAGGGCTACATGTGGCGGCTCAAGGACGGCCCGCAGTCGCCGCGGGAGATCGAGGCGATGGTCGAGGTGCTGCTTGGACCCGACCAGGCCGTGGCGTTCTGGCAAACCTATCGCGATCGCTACGTGACTGCGGCGGACATCAATTTTCTGTCCCGGGCCGGGTGCAACACGCTGCGCGTGCCGTTGCACTACAAATTCTTCCTCGCGGCGGACGGCGAGGGCTTCCGCCGGCTCGACCGGCTGGTCGAATGGAGCCGCGCCGCCGGCCTGCTGCTCGTCCTCGACCTGCACTGCGCTCCCGGCGGCCAGAACGGCACGAACATCGACGACAGCCGCGGCTACCCGTGGCTGTTCGAGAGCGCGATGGCGCAGGGACAGCTGCTCACCGTCTGGCGCAATCTCGCGCGACACTACCGCGACGAGCCGGTGATCCTCGGCTACGACCTGTTGAACGAACCGATGCCGGCCTTCCCCGGCTGGGAAAAACAAAGGGTCCTGGTCGAGCCGCTCCTGCACCGCGTGTTGGAAGCCGTGCGGGCCATTGACCCGAACCACATGGTCTGCCTGACCGGCGTGAATTGGGATTCGGATTTCTCGCTGCTCGGCGCGCCGCCCGCCGCCAACCTCTCCTACACTTTCCACAAATACTGGATGCCGCCGACCGAGGACTCGATCCGCCCCTACCTCGATTTCCGCGCGAAGCACAACGTCCCCGTCTGGATCGGCGAGACCGGTGAGAACAAGGACGAGTGGGTGGCGGCCTTCCGGCAGCTGCTCGAGGCGCACGACATCGGCTGGACCTTCTGGCCCTACAAGAAGATGTCGAGCCCGGCCGGCTTCGTTCATTTCAATCCGCCGGTACATTGGGACCGGATCGTCGCCTTCGCCGCGCTGCCCGATCGCACCGGTTCCGACCAGGTGAAGAAGAACCTGCCGCTGCGCCCGCCGCAGACCGAAATCGAGGAGGCCTTCGCCGACCTGCTCAAGCAGATCGAACTCGCCCGCTGCGAGCCGAACCGCGGCTACATCGAGGCGCTCGGTCTCAAGGTGCCGGAGAAGAAGTAA
- a CDS encoding histidine kinase has protein sequence MIAAALGLLVSLLPAAEPAPATLRTAAEALALPPEVAMTHLPVAIRGIVTAAEPDWAGKFFVQDESGGIFVSNAGRQPAVGDVVEVTGVTGPGAFAPVISNARCTKVGRAPLPPARHATIERLMAGAEDSQRVEITGLVRAAYFAPTRKLLVEVSLGAYRIRVFPKLPPQINPESLIAAKVTVRGTAATSFNAALRQLTAVNLYVPTAEDFVVEQREPHPPFEQPVVKLGDIARYRPNVSLGERLHVSGTVTLQRVGQDFYIQDDTGGLHLESQQNTPLLAPGDVVEAVGFLELINFQPVLKDAVFRRGQETALPLRGRAVPYEELRNGQHPAELIVLRGKLLDRSLRPVRRDGASFAGQRVTCTIQTPDLTFTAECEEATDNLRLAAVPLGSLVELHGIATFETGDDGKLKALNLLLPEASSLVVLETPSWFTAERLLVGLAIVCVLLAGLAAWSLSIAKKNAMLGILIAERQRAERELQQAHDHLEERVRERTEQLKVEMTARKTAELEFRAVLSERTRLARELHDTLEQALTGIALQLDTAAKLFSRNPEDASQRLELARGFLRQSQLELRRSIWDLRSRELEQFDLAEALTMASRQIATGTPLHVDVAITGKRRRLPEIVEENLLRIGQEAMTNVVKHSHATRVVLRLEFLPNSVALEIRDNGRGLSAERVGAYEARQFGLLGMSERAKRLGGRLDLSGTPGEGTTVRAVIPLETAAESPVPPVPAII, from the coding sequence GTGATAGCCGCGGCGCTCGGCCTGTTGGTGTCCCTGCTCCCCGCCGCGGAGCCGGCGCCCGCCACCCTGCGCACGGCCGCGGAGGCGCTGGCGCTGCCCCCGGAGGTGGCGATGACGCACCTGCCGGTGGCCATCCGCGGGATCGTCACGGCCGCGGAGCCCGATTGGGCCGGCAAGTTCTTCGTGCAGGACGAGAGCGGCGGCATCTTCGTCAGCAACGCCGGCCGGCAACCCGCGGTGGGCGACGTGGTGGAGGTGACCGGCGTCACCGGCCCCGGGGCGTTCGCGCCGGTGATCAGCAACGCCCGCTGCACCAAGGTGGGCCGGGCGCCGCTGCCGCCGGCCCGGCACGCCACCATCGAGCGGCTGATGGCGGGCGCGGAGGACAGCCAGCGGGTGGAGATCACCGGCCTGGTGCGCGCCGCCTATTTCGCGCCAACCCGCAAGCTGCTGGTCGAGGTGTCCCTCGGCGCCTACCGCATCCGCGTCTTTCCCAAGCTGCCGCCGCAGATCAACCCGGAGTCGCTCATCGCCGCCAAGGTCACCGTGCGCGGCACGGCCGCGACCTCTTTCAATGCCGCCCTGCGCCAGCTGACAGCCGTGAACCTTTACGTGCCCACCGCCGAGGACTTCGTGGTGGAGCAGCGCGAGCCGCATCCGCCGTTCGAGCAGCCCGTCGTCAAGCTCGGCGACATCGCCCGTTACCGGCCGAATGTCAGCCTGGGCGAACGGTTGCATGTCAGCGGGACGGTGACCCTGCAGCGGGTCGGCCAGGATTTTTATATCCAGGATGACACGGGCGGCCTGCACCTGGAGAGCCAGCAGAACACGCCGCTCCTCGCCCCCGGGGACGTGGTCGAGGCCGTGGGCTTCCTGGAACTCATCAACTTCCAGCCGGTGCTGAAGGACGCCGTCTTCCGCCGGGGGCAGGAAACCGCGCTGCCCCTCCGCGGCCGCGCCGTGCCCTACGAGGAACTGCGCAACGGCCAGCACCCGGCCGAACTCATCGTGCTGCGCGGCAAACTGCTCGACCGCAGCCTCCGGCCGGTGCGCCGCGACGGCGCTTCCTTCGCCGGCCAGCGCGTCACCTGCACGATCCAGACGCCCGACCTGACCTTCACCGCCGAGTGCGAGGAAGCCACGGACAACCTCCGCCTTGCTGCCGTGCCGCTCGGCAGCCTCGTCGAGCTGCACGGTATCGCCACCTTCGAGACGGGCGATGACGGCAAGCTGAAGGCCCTGAACCTGCTGCTGCCCGAGGCCAGCAGTCTCGTGGTGCTGGAGACGCCGAGCTGGTTCACCGCCGAGCGGCTGCTCGTCGGCCTGGCGATCGTCTGCGTGCTGCTGGCGGGCCTCGCCGCGTGGTCGCTGTCCATCGCGAAGAAGAATGCCATGCTGGGCATCCTGATCGCGGAACGGCAGAGGGCCGAGCGGGAGCTCCAGCAGGCGCACGACCACCTGGAGGAGCGCGTGCGGGAGCGCACCGAGCAGCTCAAGGTCGAGATGACCGCGCGCAAGACCGCGGAGCTCGAGTTCCGCGCCGTGCTGTCCGAGCGCACCCGGCTGGCCCGCGAGCTGCACGACACGCTCGAGCAGGCCCTGACCGGCATCGCGCTCCAGCTCGACACCGCCGCCAAGCTTTTCTCGCGCAACCCGGAGGACGCCAGCCAGCGGCTCGAGCTGGCCCGGGGCTTCCTGCGGCAAAGCCAGCTGGAATTGCGCCGCTCGATCTGGGACCTGCGCTCGCGGGAGCTGGAACAGTTCGACCTCGCCGAGGCGCTGACCATGGCGAGCCGGCAGATCGCGACCGGCACGCCGCTGCACGTGGACGTGGCGATCACCGGCAAGCGGCGGCGGCTGCCCGAGATCGTCGAGGAAAACCTGCTGCGCATCGGCCAGGAAGCCATGACCAACGTCGTAAAGCATTCCCACGCCACCCGCGTCGTGCTGCGCCTGGAATTCCTACCGAACTCGGTCGCTCTCGAGATCCGGGACAACGGCCGTGGCCTGAGCGCCGAACGCGTCGGGGCTTATGAAGCGCGCCAATTCGGCCTGCTGGGCATGAGCGAGCGCGCCAAGCGTCTCGGCGGCCGTCTCGACCTCTCGGGCACCCCCGGCGAGGGCACCACCGTGCGCGCGGTCATTCCGCTGGAAACCGCCGCCGAATCCCCGGTCCCGCCCGTCCCCGCCATCATATGA
- a CDS encoding response regulator transcription factor, with the protein MTKEPAVRILVVDDHFIVRMGLIALINTEPDLAVIGETDDGDQAIALFEKLKPDLVLMDLRMPRRSGTEATRHIRQMAPAARVLMLSAFDGDADIHAALEAGAHGYVLKSATGEDLIPAIRAVAAGKRWIPREVATRLKSRNAYEELTAREIDVLNQLARGLANKEIADELKISEYTTKDHLKSILAKLRVADRTQAVTAALSRGIIRL; encoded by the coding sequence ATGACCAAGGAACCCGCCGTCCGCATCCTCGTCGTCGACGATCATTTCATCGTCCGGATGGGCCTCATTGCCCTGATCAACACCGAGCCCGACCTGGCGGTCATCGGCGAGACCGACGACGGCGACCAGGCCATCGCGCTGTTCGAGAAACTGAAGCCCGACCTCGTGCTGATGGACTTGCGGATGCCGCGCCGCTCGGGCACCGAGGCCACGCGGCACATCCGCCAGATGGCCCCGGCCGCGCGCGTGCTGATGCTGTCCGCCTTCGACGGCGACGCGGACATCCACGCCGCCCTCGAGGCCGGCGCGCACGGCTACGTGCTGAAGAGCGCCACCGGCGAGGATCTGATCCCGGCCATCCGCGCCGTCGCCGCGGGCAAGCGCTGGATCCCGCGCGAGGTCGCCACGCGCCTCAAGTCACGGAACGCCTACGAGGAGCTCACCGCGCGCGAGATCGACGTGCTGAACCAGCTGGCCCGCGGCCTCGCCAACAAGGAGATCGCCGACGAACTGAAGATCAGCGAATACACGACGAAGGACCACCTGAAGAGCATCCTCGCCAAACTGCGGGTCGCGGACCGCACGCAGGCCGTCACGGCCGCGCTGTCGCGCGGCATCATCCGGCTGTGA